One Thermodesulfobacteriota bacterium genomic window carries:
- the fdhD gene encoding formate dehydrogenase accessory sulfurtransferase FdhD, with the protein MTRPMIRLENGDRAADQADLIVEEPLSIRIDGQPYAVVMRTPGDETGHVAGFCLAEGLIDRPEDIATIGFCAEEGTNVATVTLTPERRAAVDGLLARKGFVSQTSCGICGKEVVRDMQQILRPLSANVRFSSGQIMAALDLLASSQKLYQSSRGAHAALIVDAQGRLLAFAEDVGRHNALDKAVGRVFLDRGLNAAAMGLMSSRMSYELVQKAARAGLEILAGFSRPTSLAVDLALTVNMTLICFQDNRLLVFSGPERII; encoded by the coding sequence ATGACCCGACCCATGATCCGCCTGGAAAACGGCGACCGCGCCGCGGATCAGGCCGACCTCATCGTGGAGGAGCCCCTCTCCATCCGCATCGACGGCCAGCCGTATGCGGTGGTCATGCGCACTCCCGGCGACGAAACCGGTCATGTGGCCGGGTTCTGCCTGGCCGAAGGGCTGATCGACCGGCCCGAGGATATCGCCACCATCGGGTTCTGTGCCGAGGAAGGCACCAACGTGGCCACGGTGACGCTGACCCCGGAGCGACGCGCCGCTGTTGACGGCCTGCTGGCGCGCAAGGGCTTTGTCAGCCAGACCAGCTGCGGCATCTGCGGCAAGGAGGTTGTCCGGGACATGCAGCAGATTCTCCGGCCGCTGTCCGCCAATGTTCGATTTTCAAGCGGACAGATCATGGCGGCCCTGGACCTGCTCGCTTCCAGCCAGAAGCTGTATCAATCCAGCCGGGGCGCTCATGCCGCCCTTATCGTGGACGCTCAGGGCCGGCTTCTCGCCTTTGCCGAGGACGTCGGCCGGCATAACGCCCTGGACAAGGCGGTCGGGCGGGTTTTTCTGGACCGGGGCCTTAACGCCGCGGCCATGGGACTCATGTCCTCACGGATGAGCTACGAACTGGTTCAGAAGGCGGCCCGGGCCGGGCTGGAGATTCTGGCAGGGTTTTCCCGGCCGACCTCCCTGGCCGTGGACCTGGCCCTGACAGTCAACATGACGCTGATCTGTTTTCAGGATAACCGGCTGCTGGTTTTTTCGGGACCGGAAAGGATTATTTAA
- a CDS encoding type I restriction enzyme HsdR N-terminal domain-containing protein translates to MGRHHLVLGELTDYVTGRTMVDTHDERARQAIARMLVDEKGYDRADLTVGTTLPLTVNGQSGTVRVDFVVGLNGRAVMAVIYGPGAIVSRQRPALAAARLLEPYVIPRTVISNGREAHVMDTRTGKVIAEGLDAIPSKQDLLTKMDLLTFDTLSPDRIDKERRILFCMEVLSEKECDEYVCRC, encoded by the coding sequence GTGGGACGGCATCATCTGGTTCTGGGCGAACTGACCGATTATGTCACCGGCCGGACAATGGTCGACACCCACGACGAACGGGCCCGGCAGGCCATTGCCCGGATGCTGGTGGATGAAAAAGGCTATGACCGGGCCGACCTCACGGTCGGAACCACCCTGCCCCTGACCGTCAACGGGCAGTCCGGCACGGTCCGGGTTGACTTTGTCGTTGGCTTGAACGGCCGGGCGGTGATGGCGGTGATTTACGGTCCCGGTGCCATTGTCTCCCGGCAGCGGCCGGCCCTGGCCGCGGCCCGCCTGCTGGAGCCGTACGTCATTCCCCGCACTGTCATTTCCAACGGCCGGGAGGCTCATGTCATGGACACCCGCACCGGCAAGGTGATCGCCGAGGGACTGGACGCCATCCCTTCAAAGCAGGACCTCCTGACAAAAATGGATTTGCTGACATTTGACACCCTCTCCCCGGACCGGATCGACAAGGAGAGACGGATTCTCTTCTGTATGGAAGTGTTGTCGGAAAAAGAGTGTGACGAGTATGTCTGTCGTTGTTAA
- a CDS encoding pyridoxamine 5'-phosphate oxidase family protein, producing the protein MDLLDYFEKTKGLGVLATADGEGHVNAAIYSRPHIMENNTAGFIMRDRLTHDNLQSNFRAAYLFKEDGPGYTGKRLYLEKLSEEMDTPRVNELKRRVLSPASDAEKGHKFLVIFKITKVLPLIGGVEEE; encoded by the coding sequence ATGGATTTGCTTGATTATTTCGAAAAAACAAAAGGTCTGGGGGTACTGGCCACAGCCGACGGTGAAGGCCATGTCAACGCGGCCATTTACTCCCGGCCGCATATCATGGAAAACAACACGGCCGGGTTCATCATGCGGGACCGACTGACCCACGACAATCTGCAAAGCAATTTCCGGGCCGCTTACCTGTTCAAAGAAGACGGGCCGGGATACACCGGCAAGCGGCTTTACCTTGAAAAACTCTCCGAAGAAATGGACACGCCCCGCGTCAATGAACTCAAGCGGCGTGTCCTTTCTCCTGCAAGCGACGCGGAAAAAGGCCATAAGTTCCTGGTGATCTTCAAGATAACCAAAGTGCTGCCGCTGATCGGGGGCGTCGAAGAGGAGTAA
- a CDS encoding class I SAM-dependent methyltransferase produces the protein MNMITTDALASMQFALKWNHGQVSHTDGYFARKVNMWRDCFPKPLYDALIGRENGATITLDKIPGGSLPAFNPNQVVTLPLDRFNRKFRDNVLVPRYGRFYPKGALSGVANIFPDNMAPFRYGPADGTVFEADLNHPLAGREVALSVRIDKIFDKIDERGGTCVDWIETVSDGGPGMQARMNGRPTDFFSGAPFERPDNRPDKVFYETPRMVDHLDAKARELITGLYARLLPPGGAVLDLMSSWNSHLPADMAFSRVTGLGLNEQELAANPRLADYTVRDLNADPTLPYDDGAFSAVICSASVEYLISPLAVFDEVARVLAPGGVFIVTFSNRWFPPKAISLWTTCHEFERLGLATEYFLQSGKYDKLHTWSMRGYPRPADDKYYPEQPLSDPVYAVWGYRK, from the coding sequence ATGAATATGATTACAACCGATGCTTTAGCATCCATGCAGTTTGCGTTAAAATGGAATCATGGTCAGGTGTCTCACACCGACGGATATTTCGCCCGCAAGGTGAACATGTGGCGGGACTGCTTCCCTAAACCCCTTTATGACGCGCTGATCGGCCGGGAAAACGGCGCCACCATAACGCTGGATAAAATTCCGGGCGGCAGCCTGCCGGCCTTCAATCCGAACCAGGTCGTCACCCTGCCGCTTGACCGCTTTAACCGCAAATTCCGCGACAACGTGCTGGTTCCCCGCTACGGCCGGTTTTACCCCAAAGGGGCGCTGTCCGGGGTGGCGAATATTTTTCCCGACAACATGGCGCCTTTCCGGTACGGCCCTGCGGACGGAACCGTGTTTGAAGCCGATCTGAATCATCCCCTGGCCGGACGGGAGGTGGCCTTGTCCGTCCGCATCGATAAAATTTTCGATAAAATCGACGAGCGGGGCGGCACCTGCGTTGACTGGATAGAGACCGTCAGCGACGGTGGTCCGGGCATGCAGGCCCGTATGAACGGCCGGCCCACGGACTTCTTTTCGGGCGCGCCGTTTGAGCGTCCGGACAACCGGCCGGACAAGGTGTTTTATGAAACACCCCGGATGGTGGATCATCTCGACGCCAAGGCCCGGGAACTGATCACGGGATTATACGCCCGCCTGCTGCCGCCGGGCGGCGCCGTGCTGGACCTGATGAGCTCATGGAACTCCCACCTGCCGGCGGACATGGCCTTTTCCCGGGTGACCGGACTGGGCCTGAACGAGCAGGAACTGGCGGCCAACCCCCGCTTGGCCGATTACACGGTCCGGGATTTGAACGCCGATCCGACACTGCCTTACGACGACGGCGCCTTTAGCGCCGTGATCTGTTCGGCTTCGGTGGAATACCTGATCTCACCGCTGGCCGTGTTTGACGAAGTCGCCCGGGTGCTGGCGCCCGGCGGCGTTTTTATCGTCACCTTTTCCAACCGCTGGTTCCCGCCCAAGGCCATCAGCCTCTGGACAACCTGTCATGAATTTGAACGGTTGGGGCTGGCTACCGAATATTTCCTTCAATCCGGAAAATATGATAAGTTACACACGTGGTCCATGCGGGGTTACCCGCGTCCGGCCGATGACAAATATTACCCCGAACAACCGCTGTCCGATCCGGTTTATGCGGTCTGGGGATACAGAAAATAA